From one Nilaparvata lugens isolate BPH chromosome 2, ASM1435652v1, whole genome shotgun sequence genomic stretch:
- the LOC120349601 gene encoding uncharacterized protein LOC120349601, whose protein sequence is MDNPDTINNRDKDNPADEEQTGGHQKRSMDNPDKDNQGQDNPEKDNLAAGEHQQRYKRFSYTIDTLQKAIEEVKAGRISSNKASKEYGIPKGTLIKKLHSNEPLRLKMGPSSVLTNDKKWMELFLKRHPKIGFRNSEIVSRARALVTEAKIREWFDELVEYLKEEKSEDILNCPDRIYNHYIHTAYIKYYVISMLQVIFLNP, encoded by the exons ATGGACAACCCAGACACCATAAACAACCGAGACAAGGACAACCCGGCTGATGAAGAACAAACTGGAGGACACCAAAAAAG atcCATGGACAACCCAGACAAGGATAATCAAGGCCAAGACAACCCCGAAAAGGACAATCTGGCTGCTGGAGAACACCAACAGAGGTACAAGCGGTTCTCATATACCATTGACACTCTCCAAAAAGCAATAGAAGAAGTGAAGGCAGGAAGAATATCATCCAATAAAGCTTCCAAGGAATATGGAATTCCAAAAGGTACTCTGATAAAGAAACTCCATTCAAATGAGCCCTTAAGATTGAAAATGGGACCATCATCAGTTCTAACcaatgataaaaaatggatggaattatttctaaaaaggcATCCCAAGATAGGTTTTAGAAATTCTGAAATAGTTAGTAGGGCAAGGGCTTTGGTCACAGAAGCAAAGATTAGGGAGTGGTTTGATGAGTTAGTGGAATATTTGAAAGAAGAGAAGTCAGAGGACATTCTAAACTGTCCTGATAGGATCTACAATCATTACATACATACTGCATACATTAAATATTATGTAATTTCAATGCTGCAGGTGATATTCTTAAACCCATGA